From a single Nostoc sp. MS1 genomic region:
- a CDS encoding glycosyltransferase family 39 protein, with the protein MNIFKLFIISVLIVGIFFRFINIDKKVFWGDETSTLVRIFGYTFQEMRQNFLTNYQLNVADLQKYQRLRSDKGTLEVIKGLAVEEPQLPPAYFILLRSWVQLFSSSIISARSFSAVISLLALPAIYWLCRELFPSSNTAWMALGLLAISPFQVLYAQEARPQSLWTVTILLSSAALLKSLRQGTKLNWLFIQLL; encoded by the coding sequence ATGAATATTTTTAAATTGTTCATTATTAGTGTATTAATCGTAGGAATATTTTTTCGTTTTATTAATATTGATAAAAAAGTATTTTGGGGAGATGAAACTAGTACATTAGTGCGTATTTTTGGGTATACGTTTCAAGAAATGCGACAAAACTTCCTAACTAATTACCAACTGAATGTAGCAGATTTACAGAAATATCAAAGATTGCGTTCAGACAAAGGAACGTTGGAGGTAATTAAAGGATTAGCTGTGGAAGAACCCCAACTTCCACCAGCTTACTTTATCTTGTTGCGTAGTTGGGTTCAATTATTCAGTAGCTCTATAATTTCAGCCAGAAGTTTTTCTGCTGTCATCAGCTTGTTAGCTTTGCCAGCTATCTATTGGTTGTGTCGTGAGTTATTTCCCTCATCAAATACAGCATGGATGGCGCTTGGGTTATTAGCAATTTCTCCATTTCAAGTTCTCTACGCTCAAGAAGCCCGTCCTCAAAGTCTTTGGACTGTAACAATTCTTTTATCTAGCGCTGCTTTACTAAAGTCACTGCGTCAAGGTACAAAGTTAAACTGGTTATTTATACAGTTACTCTAA